One Methylocapsa sp. D3K7 DNA window includes the following coding sequences:
- a CDS encoding ABC transporter substrate-binding protein, giving the protein MPLFALLRTACFLASLATLASLATPAAALDKVTFATNWLAEAEHGGFYQAKADGTYEKYGLDVTILQGGPNANNRLLLAAGKVEFALGANLIQAFDAAAGEIPIVAVAALFQKDPFILMSHPNAGFDQFKDLPRATAFIGKDGFVSVYQWLKLAYGFRDENVKPYTFNSAPFIADKNSIQQGYATSEPFEIERQGKFKPNVFLIADYGYDSYSTTIETTRGLIDKNPDLVQRFVDASIVGWYNYIYGDNHAANELIKRDNPDIRDEQLAYSVAKMKDYGIVDSGDSLTLGIGAMRDARVKSFFTKMVDAGLFKPYLEYKRAYTLRFIGHGVGLELRPRQ; this is encoded by the coding sequence TTGCCCCTTTTCGCTCTTCTCCGCACGGCATGTTTCCTTGCGTCTCTTGCCACGCTCGCCTCTCTTGCCACGCCCGCCGCCGCCCTCGACAAAGTGACATTCGCAACGAATTGGCTTGCCGAGGCCGAACATGGCGGCTTCTACCAGGCCAAGGCCGACGGTACCTATGAGAAATACGGCCTCGATGTCACGATCCTGCAAGGCGGCCCCAACGCCAACAACAGGCTGTTGCTCGCGGCCGGAAAAGTCGAATTCGCCCTAGGCGCCAATTTGATTCAGGCGTTCGATGCGGCGGCCGGAGAAATTCCCATCGTCGCGGTCGCCGCGCTGTTTCAAAAAGATCCCTTTATCCTGATGTCGCACCCGAACGCGGGGTTCGACCAATTCAAGGACTTGCCCCGCGCGACCGCCTTTATCGGCAAGGACGGCTTTGTTTCCGTATATCAGTGGTTGAAACTCGCCTACGGATTCCGGGACGAAAACGTCAAGCCCTACACATTCAACTCCGCACCCTTCATCGCGGATAAAAATTCTATCCAGCAAGGATATGCGACCTCTGAGCCTTTCGAGATCGAACGGCAAGGCAAGTTCAAGCCGAATGTGTTTCTGATCGCGGACTATGGTTACGATTCCTATTCGACCACAATCGAGACCACGCGCGGCCTCATCGATAAGAACCCGGATCTCGTCCAGCGCTTCGTCGATGCCTCGATCGTCGGCTGGTACAATTATATCTATGGCGACAATCACGCGGCCAATGAGCTGATCAAACGCGACAATCCGGACATCCGCGACGAGCAGCTTGCCTATTCGGTTGCGAAGATGAAAGACTATGGCATCGTTGATTCGGGAGATTCCTTGACCCTCGGCATCGGCGCCATGCGGGACGCCCGGGTCAAAAGCTTTTTTACCAAAATGGTGGATGCTGGGCTTTTTAAACCTTACCTCGAATACAAACGCGCCTATACGTTGCGGTTCATTGGCCACGGCGTTGGTCTTGAACTGCGGCCGCGCCAATGA
- a CDS encoding ABC transporter ATP-binding protein: MTQTLISLRNAGKIYKNGTVALAGLNFEVREGEFLTLLGPSGCGKSTILRLIAGLETVSSGTLTRALAPERASIGFVFQDPTLMPWANIFDNVFLGLRLQGSTRQDAAGTVHEALALVGLAAEAKMFPLELSGGMRMRVSIARALVLRPPLLLMDEPFAALDEISRFKLNDDLLALQRALGTTIVFVTHSVYESVYLSSRIAVMAARPGRIIDEIEVDALATRGENFRVSPAYARSCALASRALQSAMDEHSQ; encoded by the coding sequence GTGACACAGACGCTCATCTCCCTGCGCAACGCGGGGAAGATTTACAAAAATGGAACGGTCGCCCTCGCGGGCCTTAATTTCGAAGTGCGCGAAGGTGAATTTCTCACTTTGCTCGGCCCCTCGGGCTGCGGCAAATCGACGATTTTGCGGCTGATCGCGGGGCTTGAGACAGTCTCTTCCGGCACCCTCACGAGGGCGTTGGCGCCGGAGCGCGCGAGCATCGGATTCGTGTTCCAGGACCCGACTTTGATGCCCTGGGCCAATATCTTCGACAATGTGTTTCTGGGCCTGCGCTTGCAGGGATCAACGCGGCAAGATGCGGCCGGAACTGTCCATGAGGCTCTGGCTCTTGTCGGCCTTGCCGCCGAAGCGAAGATGTTCCCTCTTGAGCTTTCCGGCGGCATGCGCATGCGTGTTTCGATTGCCCGCGCGCTTGTCCTGCGGCCGCCCTTACTCTTGATGGATGAGCCCTTCGCGGCGCTCGATGAGATTTCGCGGTTCAAGCTCAATGACGATCTTTTGGCATTGCAACGCGCGCTCGGCACAACGATCGTCTTCGTCACCCATTCGGTTTATGAGAGTGTTTATCTGTCAAGCCGGATCGCGGTCATGGCGGCCCGGCCCGGCCGCATCATCGATGAAATTGAAGTTGACGCGCTCGCGACACGCGGCGAAAATTTTCGCGTGAGTCCGGCCTATGCGCGCTCTTGCGCGCTCGCCTCGCGCGCGTTGCAGAGCGCGATGGA